The proteins below are encoded in one region of Paenibacillus sp. YYML68:
- a CDS encoding non-ribosomal peptide synthetase, whose protein sequence is MVERSNIKDIYELTPLQKGVLFHYVEDPTRHAYFEQMTLSLDGDVHPQALEQALQGLIEKHDVLRTVFDHTSFKQPVQIVLKHRTTCIHVEDLTGFSEEEQASAVDAYRVLDRSKGFTLSADVLIRFALFKLKDDSWKLVWSHHHILLDGWCLEIILNDLFTLYQASLQGVRVESVSAAPPFSSYVKWLQAQPTSGAQLYWDTYLRGYDGCTGIPIQQMAPSDPYQHGTYSFRLEERLTSGLIELARHNQVTLSSAFQAVWGVLLQKYNQTRDVVFGTVVSGRSAPVPHIERIVGLFINTIPVRVSSEERGTIAELMKSVQKHMLEAERCSYLSLSDMTASTLHHSQSINHVVTFENYPLDLDKLNEQLGQTMRVTAIEAFEQTNYNIDLTVYPGASMALVCTYNKSLYTEPFIHRIGGHLSRIIEQLLERPDMPVSEIQLLTEQEREQIAAWTSKEVDEARTALRTVPSLLEQQAQLQPDAVAIELGALSMTYAALNERASAAASMLRSRGLGGNDRAVVLMEQTMEAAVAMVAVIKAGAVYAAIDAASSEAVIEQALNASGAAFLLVPASWRQSHNLRFEGIVMTHAELFASEEVVQAGTVVHEPDDLLCISCMLPPSVKNEASKQALPPEHPHAAFWLHMHCGERPTLCLPTDYVRTTTQRGSVGVSTIQLEAEWSRTLHMTAERNGVTLHMLLLTSYMIWLHKYTGQETMNVAVLSCSQHGSSELQHDQRCRLLALRYHCPEAATINAHLQYTRDLVHAAFQHRDYPLDQLVRQLQESGSGNSLPLFDTMFELRESGQESVDSCLTEQEAVTVKHLDLRLVAHQDEQNVTFSFHFAAGLFNKGTVDRMAAHYLELLKQLFTEPSMHLGQLCMLSGEERERLLHDFNPIGLQPAPRVTFHQLFEQQTERTPHAVAVIDTEEQLTYMELNTRANRLAHTLRSQGVLPNQLVGIWADRSTHLLTAVLAVWKAGGAYVPIDPEYPSERIRYMLEDSSAAVVLTLRHLLQGAEAWLQEWSGPESILCLDDDEAYDVADTNPDPVNAPNDLAYVIYTSGTTGRPKGVMIEHVSLVNTADAYRREYRLEQFPVRLLQLASFSFDVFVGDIARALYNGGAMVICPQEDRLDPRRLYSWITDQHITVFESTPALVVPFLEYVYEQGWELSSMRLLITSSDSCRVNDYRTMQERYGSKLRIMNSYGVTEAAIDSGFYDEPLAKLPEAGNVPIGKPMLNATFYIVDSTMNPVPVGVLGELCIGGIGVARGYWNRPELTSEKFVASPFHPEQRLYRTGDLARWMEDGNVDFVGRIDHQAKIRGYRIETGEVEARLLQVPGVREAVAVVRDNASGEKVLCAFMTASCQLNMLEVRDSLSQLLPSYMIPSYLLQLERLPITPNGKLDRKALPNPALADEACDPLLDDESPMRIVPVTHRAVHRLARHDDYRLLGPGSRCLSVFNGHPVWELELLLPLLRGATVVQVPSLNYGVEEQQSGLLRTLQQQSIHVLQTAPSLLKSLPCEPCPDLKLIVIRGEAITRRLIQEWGTGRSLVHVYGSAETGWACMHTVYRGDALQPHAARPEPGVQVHVLNGQLQLQPVGLPGELYVGGEWIADASWTEAGSGRYVFIDNPFRAGERLYRTGEYAKLLEAGTILRLGRAKEYSPLQERALERRMVEHALQEHSLVRDAVVVCVGERRELCAFIVVEQGKVQGKEKGLHQQLARFLQSRVPSEWLPSMFIDVPEIYAARDESADLKRLPLPSEPSGWQAPRNATEQQLLSIWREVLGNDKLDCNEHFYTVGGHSLKLMLLLSRIQKKFQVNLSLKTMMEHLTIREQAEYVVRAKAEAYCAIQPADKQAYYPVSFVQKRLYAVQQFEGVGTSYNVPTLIEVSGVLDTDAMMDAMRQIVDRHESLRTSFHYMNGALLQKVHERAELSIPLLFSSLEELPSMLRSLVRPFALDQAPLLRCAIIRLEADHHYVLIDANHIIYDGLSGDMVVEELLRLYQGESLPELELQYKDYAVWQQQSIHTELMQRQERYWLDRFGGELPVLELPADDPRPSVQSFEGSTVTFKLSDQTLAAARRYMKEQQVSLYVLLFAVYSVLLAKYTGTEDFVVGTTSTGRSHPDLEPLVGMFASTLPIRCDAAGHRTFAEHVRQIQSAIFDALEHADYPLEQLIGKLKLQRDVSRHPLFDTMLVMEPQAPRMAAPPGLHLTMHNAEWTNAKLDLTWYVQECGDGVQLVVEYSTALFRERTIQRMANHFIHVLEACTAAPERSLNEVELMTAEEKAIILNQFNATAVTYPPFRSLPLIFQEQSSRSPDAVALRYADQRLTYGELNRRVNSLAHILRAKGVGRNIVVGVRMNRSLEMMMAILAILKAGGAYMPIAPQFPQDRAAYMLGNSHARLLLTEHSLPPLADGLQVECIYADELELYNGESANPLPVNDAHDLAYVLYTSGSTGLPKGVMIEHGTVYNRLSWMVREYGIAPCDVLLQKTPIVFDVSVWELFMWFFVGASLSVLEPEAEKSPETMIQAIAKHGVTSIHFVPSMLNTFLTYMELPGTIEQLGSLTRVFTSGEALLPSHVARFQRTGHPARLYNLYGPTEATIDVSYYNCPEQEEPRIVPIGRPIHNVQLWIMNDRMQLQPIGVPGELCISGNCLARGYMNRDELTQERFVQHPMVQGGRLYRTGDLARWLPDGQIEYLGRIDNQVKIRGYRIELDEVAGCLMDSGIAREAVVVARSDSAGDLYLCAYYTAHAGLDASELRRQLAAKLPEYMIPSCFVHMDRLPLTHNGKLDRKALPEPERAAAGEYSAPADEREQWLAEVWQDVLKVEQVGVTDNFFELGGDSIKAIHVAAQLNKRGLRVDMSDFFKRPTIRELAPCMRENVRRVSQAPIIGEGLLSPIQRWFFELELENHHHWNQAVLLHRKQGWEQAIVVEAMNAIIRHHDALRTVFVPQPDGSFLPYFRPESEAQLELRVVWLEEEEGAQTCIERQGEQVHRSLQLATGPLTAGALFKTEGEGDYLLLSIHHLVIDGVSWSILLDDFQAAYEQLQRQERVHLQDKTTSYMEWCACLERYAVSDQLMQELRYWHSLAASTIDSLPTEEVPYGDTELHEDVTLLVDRVAAQQLRTSASMNRTDMQELLLAALVITIAEWTGSSKVAIDLEGHGREVLEDGIDLTRTIGWFTSLYPVVFPVQERSPAHVWRQVKEVLSAIPSRGIGYGILKYLTPADMKDHGTFSLKPDILFNYLGEIGDASEGGATLIQQETGALGSAYVTAPYKLELTGMLTKDGLLFKLGYSEHHLTRRTVERLSLRYGENLQRIAEHCMQQASSKLTPSDFTAAKLTVEELDDILEALQP, encoded by the coding sequence ATGGTTGAAAGAAGCAATATCAAGGATATTTATGAATTGACTCCATTGCAGAAGGGCGTATTATTCCACTATGTAGAGGACCCGACCCGTCACGCTTACTTTGAGCAAATGACGTTGTCGCTGGACGGAGACGTACATCCACAGGCGCTGGAGCAAGCGTTACAGGGACTCATTGAGAAGCATGATGTGCTGCGTACCGTGTTCGATCATACGTCCTTCAAGCAGCCAGTCCAGATCGTGTTGAAGCATCGCACGACTTGTATACATGTCGAGGATTTGACCGGGTTCTCGGAGGAGGAGCAAGCCAGCGCTGTCGATGCTTACCGTGTGCTTGATCGCAGCAAGGGCTTCACCTTGTCGGCTGATGTGTTGATCCGATTCGCCTTGTTTAAGCTGAAGGACGACTCTTGGAAGCTTGTATGGAGCCACCATCATATATTACTAGACGGCTGGTGCCTGGAGATTATTCTGAACGATCTGTTCACCTTGTATCAGGCGAGCTTGCAAGGCGTACGAGTTGAATCTGTCAGTGCTGCTCCCCCATTCAGCAGCTATGTCAAATGGCTGCAAGCTCAGCCAACATCAGGCGCACAGCTATATTGGGACACCTATTTACGTGGGTATGACGGCTGTACCGGTATACCGATTCAGCAGATGGCGCCCTCTGACCCGTATCAGCACGGGACGTATAGCTTTCGTCTTGAGGAGCGGCTGACGTCTGGCTTAATAGAGCTTGCAAGGCACAATCAGGTGACGCTTAGCTCGGCGTTCCAGGCGGTGTGGGGGGTTCTGTTACAAAAATATAATCAGACTCGAGATGTTGTCTTCGGCACAGTGGTCTCTGGTAGAAGCGCTCCCGTTCCTCATATTGAGCGTATCGTCGGCTTGTTCATCAATACAATACCGGTTCGGGTCAGCAGCGAGGAGCGCGGCACCATTGCTGAGCTAATGAAGAGTGTCCAGAAGCATATGCTGGAGGCCGAGCGCTGCAGCTACTTGTCGTTGTCGGATATGACGGCGAGTACCCTGCATCATAGCCAGTCGATCAACCATGTGGTGACGTTCGAGAATTATCCACTGGACCTGGATAAGCTGAATGAACAATTGGGGCAGACGATGCGTGTGACCGCCATCGAAGCCTTCGAACAGACAAACTATAATATCGATCTGACGGTATACCCCGGAGCGTCTATGGCTCTGGTATGTACCTATAACAAGAGCTTGTATACGGAGCCTTTCATTCACAGGATCGGGGGACACTTGAGTCGGATCATAGAGCAGCTTCTGGAGCGTCCCGATATGCCGGTCTCTGAGATACAACTGCTCACGGAACAGGAGCGGGAGCAGATTGCCGCATGGACGTCCAAGGAAGTGGACGAAGCAAGGACGGCTCTGCGAACAGTGCCGTCCTTGCTTGAGCAGCAAGCTCAATTGCAGCCTGATGCTGTCGCGATTGAGCTGGGGGCGCTCAGTATGACCTATGCCGCATTGAACGAACGGGCTAGCGCTGCAGCGAGTATGCTGAGAAGCCGGGGGCTGGGTGGCAACGATCGTGCCGTAGTTCTCATGGAACAGACGATGGAGGCGGCTGTGGCGATGGTCGCCGTGATCAAGGCGGGAGCTGTCTATGCAGCCATTGATGCAGCAAGCTCGGAAGCAGTCATCGAGCAGGCATTGAATGCAAGCGGCGCCGCATTCCTACTTGTCCCGGCCTCTTGGCGGCAGAGCCATAACTTGAGGTTCGAGGGCATCGTCATGACACATGCGGAGCTGTTCGCTTCTGAAGAAGTGGTGCAGGCGGGTACTGTAGTCCATGAGCCGGATGATCTCCTGTGCATAAGCTGCATGCTACCGCCATCTGTCAAGAACGAGGCCAGTAAACAGGCGCTTCCACCGGAACATCCGCACGCCGCATTCTGGCTCCATATGCATTGCGGTGAGCGGCCTACTCTCTGCCTGCCAACAGATTACGTAAGAACAACTACCCAGCGTGGATCTGTTGGAGTGAGCACGATTCAGCTTGAAGCTGAATGGTCTCGGACGCTTCATATGACGGCGGAACGCAACGGAGTTACGCTGCATATGCTGCTTCTTACCTCATACATGATATGGCTGCATAAGTACACAGGGCAGGAGACGATGAATGTAGCCGTTCTATCCTGCTCCCAGCATGGAAGCAGTGAGCTCCAGCACGATCAACGATGCCGATTATTAGCGCTTCGCTATCATTGCCCGGAAGCTGCGACGATCAATGCTCATCTTCAGTATACACGGGATTTGGTTCATGCGGCGTTCCAGCATCGAGACTACCCGCTGGATCAGCTTGTCCGTCAGCTGCAAGAGAGCGGCAGCGGCAACTCGCTCCCGTTATTCGATACGATGTTCGAGCTTCGGGAGTCCGGTCAGGAGTCTGTGGATAGCTGTCTGACAGAGCAAGAGGCGGTCACCGTGAAGCACCTGGACCTGCGGCTCGTTGCGCATCAGGACGAACAGAACGTCACGTTCTCCTTTCACTTCGCCGCTGGGCTATTCAATAAGGGCACCGTCGACCGCATGGCTGCTCATTACTTGGAGCTGCTGAAGCAGCTGTTCACGGAGCCGTCGATGCATCTTGGACAGCTGTGCATGCTGTCCGGCGAAGAGCGTGAACGGCTGCTGCATGATTTTAACCCGATTGGACTCCAGCCAGCTCCGAGGGTAACGTTCCATCAGCTATTCGAGCAGCAGACAGAACGCACTCCTCATGCTGTTGCGGTCATCGATACGGAAGAACAGCTGACGTATATGGAGCTGAATACGCGGGCCAATCGACTTGCACATACTTTGCGTAGCCAAGGTGTTCTGCCGAATCAACTGGTGGGAATATGGGCGGACCGCTCGACACACTTGCTCACGGCGGTGCTCGCTGTGTGGAAGGCGGGCGGAGCTTATGTGCCAATCGATCCCGAGTATCCGTCCGAGCGAATTCGCTATATGCTCGAGGACAGCTCGGCCGCCGTAGTGCTGACGCTGAGGCACTTGCTTCAAGGGGCGGAGGCATGGCTGCAGGAATGGAGCGGTCCTGAGTCCATATTATGTCTGGATGATGACGAAGCCTACGATGTTGCCGATACTAATCCTGATCCGGTTAACGCACCGAATGATCTGGCTTACGTCATCTATACCTCGGGTACAACCGGAAGACCCAAAGGGGTGATGATAGAGCATGTTAGTCTTGTGAATACAGCGGATGCGTATCGACGAGAGTATCGACTGGAGCAGTTTCCCGTGCGTCTTCTGCAGCTGGCCAGCTTCTCCTTCGATGTCTTTGTTGGAGACATCGCGAGAGCCCTGTACAACGGCGGTGCGATGGTGATCTGTCCGCAGGAAGACCGGCTTGATCCCAGAAGGCTATACAGCTGGATCACCGATCAACACATTACGGTATTCGAATCAACCCCAGCGCTCGTGGTTCCTTTCCTGGAGTATGTGTATGAGCAAGGCTGGGAGCTGTCTTCCATGCGCTTACTTATTACGAGCTCCGACAGCTGCAGGGTGAACGATTATCGGACGATGCAGGAGCGGTATGGCAGCAAGCTTCGGATTATGAACAGCTATGGCGTCACGGAGGCCGCTATTGATTCAGGCTTTTATGATGAGCCGCTTGCCAAGCTGCCAGAAGCAGGGAATGTTCCGATCGGCAAGCCAATGCTGAATGCTACATTCTACATCGTTGATTCAACGATGAATCCGGTGCCCGTCGGTGTGCTGGGTGAGCTGTGCATCGGCGGTATCGGAGTAGCTCGTGGCTACTGGAATCGTCCAGAGCTGACCAGTGAGAAATTTGTAGCCAGTCCCTTTCATCCTGAGCAACGGCTGTATCGCACCGGAGATCTAGCGCGCTGGATGGAGGACGGGAACGTTGATTTCGTTGGACGTATCGATCATCAGGCCAAAATAAGAGGCTACCGGATTGAGACGGGTGAGGTTGAAGCTCGTCTGCTTCAGGTGCCCGGTGTTCGGGAAGCCGTGGCGGTCGTACGGGACAACGCGAGCGGCGAGAAGGTGCTATGTGCCTTCATGACGGCTTCATGCCAGCTTAATATGTTGGAGGTGAGGGATTCCCTCAGCCAGCTGCTGCCAAGTTATATGATTCCTTCGTACCTCCTGCAGCTGGAGCGTCTGCCTATTACACCGAATGGAAAGCTGGACCGCAAGGCGCTGCCTAATCCGGCCCTCGCTGATGAAGCCTGCGATCCGCTACTCGATGATGAGTCGCCGATGCGGATTGTGCCTGTCACACATCGTGCGGTGCATCGACTGGCAAGACATGACGATTACAGGCTGCTCGGACCTGGATCGCGGTGTCTGAGCGTATTCAACGGGCATCCAGTGTGGGAGCTGGAGCTGCTGCTGCCGCTGCTGCGCGGAGCTACGGTTGTGCAAGTCCCGAGCCTGAACTACGGGGTGGAGGAGCAGCAGTCAGGTCTACTGCGCACACTGCAGCAACAATCGATACATGTGCTTCAGACAGCGCCTTCCTTGCTGAAGTCGCTGCCCTGCGAGCCTTGTCCAGATCTGAAGCTAATTGTGATCCGAGGGGAAGCGATTACAAGGCGTCTTATTCAAGAGTGGGGAACCGGAAGATCCCTGGTTCACGTATACGGTTCCGCGGAGACAGGCTGGGCATGTATGCACACCGTTTACCGTGGGGATGCGTTGCAGCCGCATGCGGCTAGGCCGGAGCCGGGCGTACAGGTTCATGTTCTGAACGGTCAGCTGCAGCTTCAGCCCGTGGGCCTTCCTGGTGAGCTGTACGTCGGAGGCGAATGGATTGCTGACGCTTCGTGGACTGAGGCTGGGTCTGGGCGATACGTCTTCATCGACAATCCGTTCAGGGCGGGTGAGCGCCTGTATCGTACCGGTGAATACGCCAAGCTGCTGGAGGCCGGGACGATCCTACGGTTAGGTCGAGCGAAGGAATATTCGCCGCTACAGGAGAGAGCTCTCGAGCGAAGAATGGTGGAGCACGCACTTCAGGAGCATTCCCTCGTGCGGGATGCCGTCGTCGTGTGTGTCGGGGAGAGGCGGGAGCTTTGCGCGTTCATCGTCGTGGAGCAGGGCAAGGTGCAGGGCAAAGAGAAGGGATTGCATCAGCAATTGGCCCGGTTCCTGCAGTCCCGAGTGCCCTCCGAATGGCTGCCCTCCATGTTCATCGATGTCCCGGAAATATACGCCGCGCGGGATGAGAGCGCTGATCTGAAGCGGCTGCCGCTGCCGAGTGAACCGTCGGGCTGGCAGGCTCCTCGCAATGCAACAGAGCAGCAGCTTCTCTCTATATGGCGGGAGGTGCTCGGTAACGATAAGCTCGACTGCAACGAGCATTTCTACACGGTCGGCGGACATTCATTGAAGCTCATGCTTCTCTTGTCCCGTATTCAAAAGAAATTCCAAGTGAACCTGTCCTTGAAGACGATGATGGAGCATCTTACGATTCGTGAGCAAGCTGAATATGTGGTGCGTGCAAAGGCAGAAGCTTATTGTGCCATTCAGCCAGCGGACAAGCAGGCGTACTATCCGGTGTCCTTCGTGCAGAAGCGTCTGTACGCGGTCCAGCAATTCGAAGGAGTCGGAACGAGCTACAACGTTCCGACGCTGATCGAAGTGTCTGGTGTGCTCGATACAGATGCCATGATGGACGCGATGCGCCAGATTGTCGATCGACACGAATCGCTGCGCACCTCCTTTCATTATATGAATGGTGCATTACTTCAGAAGGTTCATGAACGGGCTGAGCTATCAATTCCTCTTCTCTTCTCGTCGCTAGAGGAGCTGCCATCGATGCTTCGCTCGCTCGTGCGTCCGTTCGCCTTGGATCAGGCCCCATTACTGCGCTGTGCCATAATTCGCCTGGAGGCTGACCACCATTACGTGCTAATAGATGCCAATCATATTATTTACGATGGACTATCCGGCGATATGGTTGTAGAGGAGCTACTACGACTGTATCAGGGAGAGTCACTACCTGAGCTTGAGCTCCAATACAAGGACTATGCTGTGTGGCAGCAGCAATCGATACATACAGAGCTGATGCAGCGTCAGGAGCGGTACTGGCTCGATCGATTCGGCGGCGAGCTTCCTGTACTGGAGCTGCCTGCGGATGATCCGAGACCTTCTGTGCAGTCCTTCGAGGGCAGCACCGTTACCTTCAAGCTCAGCGATCAGACGCTTGCGGCTGCAAGAAGATATATGAAGGAGCAACAGGTGTCTCTGTACGTGCTGCTGTTCGCCGTCTATAGTGTGCTGCTTGCCAAATATACAGGAACGGAGGACTTCGTTGTCGGCACTACGAGCACGGGACGATCTCATCCGGACCTGGAGCCGCTGGTCGGCATGTTTGCAAGCACGCTGCCGATTCGCTGCGATGCGGCGGGGCATCGGACGTTCGCTGAGCACGTGAGGCAGATCCAGTCTGCTATTTTTGATGCGCTGGAGCATGCCGACTATCCGCTTGAGCAACTCATCGGGAAGCTGAAGCTGCAGCGGGATGTGAGTCGTCATCCGCTGTTTGATACGATGCTGGTGATGGAGCCACAGGCTCCACGTATGGCAGCGCCGCCCGGACTTCACTTGACCATGCACAATGCCGAATGGACGAACGCGAAGCTGGACTTGACCTGGTACGTGCAGGAGTGCGGGGATGGTGTACAGCTGGTGGTGGAGTACAGCACGGCGTTGTTCAGGGAGAGGACGATCCAGCGTATGGCGAATCACTTCATTCATGTGCTGGAAGCTTGCACCGCAGCACCGGAGCGATCCTTGAACGAGGTAGAGCTAATGACGGCGGAGGAGAAGGCGATCATTCTGAATCAGTTCAATGCGACGGCCGTCACGTATCCGCCGTTCCGTTCGCTGCCGCTCATCTTCCAGGAGCAGTCCAGTCGTTCTCCGGACGCTGTGGCCTTGCGCTATGCCGATCAGAGGCTTACCTATGGTGAGCTGAACAGGCGGGTCAACAGCCTTGCGCACATTCTTCGCGCCAAGGGTGTTGGAAGGAACATCGTCGTCGGGGTTCGGATGAACCGCTCCCTGGAGATGATGATGGCGATCCTGGCGATATTGAAGGCAGGCGGAGCCTATATGCCGATAGCGCCCCAATTTCCGCAGGATCGAGCCGCTTATATGCTAGGTAACAGCCATGCTCGGCTGCTTCTGACGGAGCATTCGCTTCCACCTCTAGCCGATGGTCTTCAGGTGGAGTGCATCTATGCAGATGAGCTAGAGCTGTATAATGGCGAGTCTGCCAACCCACTACCAGTGAATGATGCTCATGATCTAGCGTATGTGCTGTATACGTCAGGCTCCACGGGGCTTCCGAAGGGTGTGATGATCGAGCATGGTACCGTATATAATCGGCTCAGCTGGATGGTTCGTGAATATGGCATCGCACCTTGCGATGTGCTGCTGCAGAAGACGCCCATTGTATTTGACGTCTCGGTCTGGGAGCTGTTTATGTGGTTTTTTGTCGGGGCTTCATTGAGTGTACTGGAGCCGGAGGCGGAGAAGTCGCCGGAGACGATGATTCAAGCTATCGCCAAGCACGGGGTAACGAGCATCCATTTTGTACCTTCCATGTTGAACACGTTCTTGACCTACATGGAGCTGCCTGGCACGATCGAGCAGCTGGGAAGCTTGACCCGCGTGTTTACGAGCGGTGAAGCGCTGCTGCCAAGTCACGTAGCCCGATTCCAGCGGACCGGGCATCCGGCTCGTCTGTACAATCTGTATGGCCCGACAGAGGCGACCATTGATGTATCGTATTACAATTGTCCGGAGCAGGAGGAGCCACGAATCGTTCCGATTGGCAGACCGATACATAATGTACAGCTGTGGATTATGAACGATCGGATGCAGCTACAGCCAATCGGGGTCCCAGGTGAGCTATGTATTTCCGGCAATTGTTTGGCACGCGGATATATGAATCGCGACGAGCTGACACAGGAGCGATTCGTGCAGCATCCTATGGTACAGGGAGGCCGCCTCTATCGGACAGGCGATCTGGCACGCTGGCTGCCTGACGGTCAGATTGAATATTTGGGCCGCATCGATAATCAGGTGAAGATCAGAGGCTACCGAATCGAGCTGGATGAAGTCGCTGGTTGTCTTATGGACAGTGGGATCGCTCGGGAAGCCGTAGTCGTGGCAAGGAGTGACTCAGCAGGTGATCTGTATCTGTGTGCGTATTATACAGCCCATGCTGGGCTGGATGCCTCAGAGCTAAGACGACAGCTGGCGGCTAAGCTGCCGGAATATATGATACCGTCTTGCTTCGTACACATGGACCGGTTGCCTCTAACTCATAATGGCAAGCTGGACCGCAAGGCACTGCCTGAGCCTGAGCGAGCAGCAGCAGGCGAGTACAGCGCACCTGCAGATGAGCGGGAGCAATGGCTGGCAGAGGTGTGGCAGGATGTATTGAAGGTCGAGCAGGTTGGGGTGACCGATAACTTCTTCGAGCTGGGCGGCGACTCGATCAAGGCCATACATGTGGCAGCTCAATTGAACAAGCGCGGACTGCGCGTGGACATGTCGGATTTCTTCAAGCGACCTACCATCCGGGAGCTGGCACCGTGCATGCGAGAGAACGTCCGCAGGGTGAGTCAAGCACCGATCATAGGGGAAGGGTTACTGTCACCGATTCAGCGCTGGTTCTTCGAGCTGGAGCTGGAGAATCACCATCACTGGAACCAGGCGGTGCTCTTGCACCGGAAGCAGGGCTGGGAGCAAGCAATCGTCGTCGAGGCGATGAATGCGATCATTCGCCATCATGATGCGCTGCGAACGGTGTTCGTCCCACAGCCTGACGGCAGCTTCCTCCCGTACTTCAGGCCGGAGTCTGAAGCGCAGCTGGAACTGCGAGTGGTGTGGCTTGAGGAGGAAGAGGGTGCCCAGACTTGCATCGAGCGGCAGGGAGAGCAGGTGCATCGATCATTGCAGCTAGCAACGGGTCCGTTGACAGCAGGGGCACTGTTCAAGACCGAGGGAGAAGGCGACTACTTGCTTCTGTCTATTCATCATCTGGTTATCGACGGAGTGTCCTGGAGTATCCTGCTCGATGACTTCCAAGCGGCGTACGAACAGCTGCAGCGACAGGAGCGCGTACATTTGCAAGACAAGACGACATCTTATATGGAATGGTGTGCATGCCTTGAGCGGTACGCGGTGAGCGATCAGCTTATGCAGGAGCTACGCTATTGGCATAGCCTAGCAGCGTCGACGATTGATTCACTGCCGACAGAGGAGGTGCCTTATGGCGATACGGAGCTTCATGAGGACGTGACGTTGCTTGTGGATCGGGTGGCAGCACAGCAGCTTCGGACAAGTGCGAGCATGAACCGTACGGATATGCAGGAGCTGCTGCTTGCAGCTCTCGTCATCACGATTGCCGAATGGACAGGCAGCTCCAAGGTAGCCATTGATCTGGAGGGACACGGCAGGGAGGTCCTCGAGGATGGGATCGACCTGACGCGAACAATCGGCTGGTTCACCTCGCTCTATCCGGTTGTATTCCCGGTTCAGGAACGATCTCCGGCTCATGTATGGAGACAGGTGAAGGAGGTACTAAGCGCCATACCGTCAAGAGGCATCGGCTACGGAATATTGAAGTATTTAACGCCTGCTGACATGAAGGATCATGGCACGTTCTCCCTGAAGCCGGACATATTATTCAATTACCTCGGTGAGATCGGAGATGCATCAGAGGGGGGTGCCACCTTGATACAGCAGGAGACGGGTGCGCTGGGCAGTGCCTACGTCACGGCTCCATACAAGCTGGAGCTTACCGGTATGCTGACGAAGGACGGATTATTGTTCAAGCTCGGGTATTCCGAGCATCACTTGACTCGGCGCACGGTCGAGAGGCTGAGCCTGCGATATGGCGAGAATCTTCAGCGAATAGCCGAGCATTGTATGCAGCAGGCCTCATCGAAGCTGACACCGAGCGATTTCACTGCCGCCAAGCTGACTGTGGAGGAGCTGGACGATATATTGGAGGCGCTACAGCCATAA